One Aneurinibacillus migulanus genomic region harbors:
- the recT gene encoding recombination protein RecT, producing the protein MADDLKSKLQTKAQETQSSPPTPAQTIGAYLKKMEPEIARVMPKHMDVDRLLRIALTTIRTNPQLLECTIPSLLGAVMQAAQLGLEPGLLGQCYIIPYGREATFIIGYKGMIDLARRSGNIKSIYAHEVYSNDEFEYEYGLHPSLTHRPVMNERGEFIGVYAVAHFMDGGYQFEFMSKEEIDRRRMRSRSYNSGPWVTDYEEMAKKTVIRHMFKYLPLSVEIMRSAAQDETVRPDITEDPVSVYNRPLEAQVISVKDMPTQRGQQQETTEREKDEQTNEQSGSRQNKGRKNEIDD; encoded by the coding sequence ATGGCAGACGATTTGAAGAGTAAACTGCAGACAAAAGCGCAAGAAACACAGAGCAGCCCGCCGACACCGGCACAAACCATTGGCGCTTATCTAAAAAAAATGGAACCGGAAATCGCCCGTGTGATGCCAAAGCATATGGATGTGGATCGGTTATTGCGTATCGCATTGACGACGATTCGTACCAATCCCCAGCTATTGGAGTGTACTATTCCTTCTCTTCTAGGCGCTGTTATGCAGGCGGCACAACTTGGTCTTGAACCGGGGCTACTTGGACAATGTTATATTATTCCGTATGGACGAGAAGCGACGTTTATCATCGGCTATAAAGGCATGATCGATCTGGCACGCCGTTCCGGGAACATCAAAAGCATATATGCACATGAAGTATACTCGAATGATGAATTCGAATATGAGTACGGATTGCACCCGTCGCTTACACATCGTCCGGTAATGAATGAACGGGGCGAATTTATCGGCGTCTATGCTGTGGCACACTTTATGGATGGCGGCTATCAGTTTGAATTTATGTCTAAAGAAGAAATTGACAGGCGCCGCATGCGGTCCCGTTCGTACAATAGCGGTCCATGGGTAACAGATTATGAAGAAATGGCCAAGAAAACAGTCATCCGTCACATGTTCAAATATTTGCCGCTTAGCGTGGAAATTATGCGTAGCGCCGCGCAGGATGAAACGGTACGCCCAGATATAACCGAAGATCCGGTTAGTGTGTATAATCGGCCATTGGAAGCGCAGGTCATATCTGTGAAAGACATGCCGACGCAACGTGGACAGCAACAAGAAACAACCGAAAGAGAGAAGGACGAACAAACGAATGAGCAAAGCGGGAGCCGACAAAATAAAGGAAGAAAAAATGAAATAGACGACTAG
- the tlp gene encoding small acid-soluble spore protein Tlp: MAKPDNRKDNAQKLKEMVQNTIGNIEAAEETMSNTHLSEAQRQQVREKNERRRASIDSMRNEIKDEAQAQQNRYE; encoded by the coding sequence ATGGCAAAGCCGGATAACCGTAAAGACAATGCGCAAAAGCTGAAGGAAATGGTGCAGAATACTATCGGTAATATTGAAGCTGCAGAAGAAACGATGAGTAATACGCATCTAAGTGAAGCGCAACGTCAGCAAGTCCGCGAGAAAAACGAGCGTCGCAGAGCAAGCATCGATTCCATGCGTAATGAAATCAAGGACGAAGCACAGGCACAGCAAAACCGATATGAATAA
- a CDS encoding YqaJ viral recombinase family nuclease produces the protein MQAIRLVNTTDLARDEWLAWRRQGIGGSDVGAICGVDKRKSALAVYLEKIGQTIEREDTEAMHFGRVLEEVIADEFTRRTGYKLQRRNAILQHPNMEWAIGNIDRLIMDAERGNGVLEIKTASEYMRKEWEEEGVPEVYQLQLQWYLYVTGLSWGAFAVLIGGNTFHYQIIERDEELIELSVQICGHFWHNHVLTRIPPLPDGSEAATELLGHMYPEGEADSVTVLPEEAEELIARWEQADRDIQEAETHKREAENRLKVLIGRHETGITGEHRISWKNISRRTVDVKALKEKRPDIYEEFVRPTMSRRFLIT, from the coding sequence ATGCAGGCGATACGACTTGTAAATACAACAGACTTGGCACGCGATGAATGGCTGGCCTGGCGCAGACAGGGAATTGGCGGGAGTGACGTGGGTGCTATTTGCGGCGTGGACAAGCGTAAATCAGCGCTTGCTGTTTATCTGGAGAAAATAGGACAGACAATTGAGAGGGAAGATACGGAGGCGATGCACTTCGGGCGTGTGCTCGAAGAAGTTATTGCAGACGAATTTACTCGCCGAACCGGGTATAAATTACAGCGACGTAATGCGATTCTGCAACATCCTAACATGGAATGGGCTATCGGTAATATTGACAGGCTAATTATGGATGCCGAGCGTGGCAACGGAGTGCTTGAGATTAAAACAGCTTCTGAATATATGCGCAAAGAATGGGAGGAGGAAGGAGTTCCGGAGGTCTATCAACTGCAACTCCAATGGTATTTGTATGTTACAGGTCTGAGCTGGGGAGCATTTGCTGTACTTATCGGTGGCAATACGTTTCACTATCAGATTATAGAGCGGGATGAGGAGTTGATTGAGCTTAGCGTGCAAATCTGCGGTCATTTTTGGCACAACCATGTGCTCACCCGTATTCCTCCATTGCCGGATGGAAGCGAAGCGGCAACAGAACTACTTGGACATATGTATCCTGAAGGGGAAGCGGACAGCGTTACGGTGCTGCCGGAGGAAGCGGAAGAATTAATTGCTCGATGGGAGCAAGCGGACCGGGACATACAAGAAGCCGAAACGCATAAGCGAGAAGCTGAGAATCGGCTTAAAGTACTAATCGGCCGACATGAGACCGGTATCACGGGGGAGCACCGTATTAGCTGGAAGAACATCTCCCGCCGGACTGTAGATGTGAAGGCACTTAAGGAGAAGCGGCCGGATATTTATGAGGAATTCGTCCGTCCAACGATGTCACGACGCTTCTTAATTACGTAA
- a CDS encoding phage holin family protein — protein MKWIWHWILSAVSLLIVAWLFDAIWFDSVAAAFIAAIVLGLINAILRPILQFLALPVTILTLGIFALIINALLLLLTGKLVPGFHVEGFFAAFFGSIVLSIVSSILSAVFED, from the coding sequence ATGAAATGGATTTGGCACTGGATTTTATCTGCTGTCTCGCTTTTGATTGTGGCTTGGCTGTTTGATGCTATCTGGTTTGATAGTGTGGCGGCCGCTTTCATCGCTGCGATTGTACTTGGATTAATCAATGCGATTTTGCGCCCTATCTTGCAGTTCTTGGCTCTGCCAGTCACAATTCTGACGCTGGGTATATTCGCACTTATCATTAATGCGCTTCTGCTGCTGTTAACCGGTAAGCTTGTGCCAGGCTTTCATGTGGAAGGTTTTTTCGCAGCATTTTTTGGTTCCATCGTACTTTCGATTGTCAGCAGTATTCTATCGGCAGTTTTTGAAGATTGA
- a CDS encoding ClpP family protease, protein MNDFEPQTQPQTEPVKPKEVPPSGPQADEPRKAVTEMIQQFGQTSIPSSGESNIYCLSIIGQIEGHVQLPPQNKTTKYEHLIPQLVAAEQNPNVEGVLVILNTVGGDVEAGLAIAEMIASMSKPTVSLVLGGGHSIGVPIAVATDYSFIAETATMTIHPVRLTGLVIGVAESFEYLEKMQDRVVNFVVRNSKVEEKKFRELMLKVGELSRDVGTNVVGTKAVEYGLIDEVGGLGAAMRELQKRIEANRSQTQSMEQVIQ, encoded by the coding sequence ATGAACGATTTTGAGCCGCAAACGCAACCGCAAACAGAGCCGGTGAAACCGAAAGAGGTTCCTCCGTCCGGCCCGCAAGCAGATGAACCACGTAAAGCGGTAACGGAAATGATTCAACAATTCGGTCAGACGAGCATTCCATCTTCTGGTGAGAGCAATATTTACTGTCTCTCCATTATTGGACAAATTGAGGGACATGTCCAACTGCCGCCGCAAAATAAAACGACGAAGTATGAACATCTGATTCCACAGTTGGTTGCGGCGGAGCAAAATCCAAATGTTGAAGGCGTACTCGTCATTTTGAATACAGTAGGTGGTGATGTGGAAGCCGGTCTTGCGATCGCAGAGATGATTGCCTCTATGTCGAAACCAACCGTCTCACTTGTGCTCGGTGGCGGACATAGTATTGGCGTTCCGATTGCGGTAGCGACTGATTATTCGTTTATTGCTGAGACAGCTACCATGACCATTCATCCAGTACGATTGACCGGACTTGTTATTGGGGTAGCGGAAAGCTTCGAGTATTTGGAAAAAATGCAGGATCGGGTTGTTAATTTCGTTGTAAGGAATTCTAAAGTCGAAGAAAAGAAATTTCGTGAGCTGATGTTGAAGGTCGGCGAATTGAGCCGTGATGTTGGCACGAATGTAGTAGGTACGAAAGCGGTGGAGTATGGCCTAATTGATGAAGTAGGCGGATTAGGAGCCGCGATGCGGGAACTACAGAAACGGATTGAAGCGAATCGTTCGCAAACACAGTCGATGGAGCAGGTTATACAATGA
- a CDS encoding DUF2512 family protein has protein sequence MAKAHIKAFGIKLARFSANIFLFLGLVFNVPFSYILAAIIILSVVSYVIGDLVILRFAGNGIATALDVVLFVAGIWAVAYFIDFKYDMSHMFALLVVIGYLVFEESLYHVYIEKEILGTRKESLLAAIDKY, from the coding sequence ATGGCTAAGGCGCATATAAAAGCGTTTGGAATCAAACTCGCTCGTTTTTCAGCCAATATTTTCTTGTTCCTGGGATTGGTATTCAATGTACCCTTCAGCTACATATTGGCCGCTATCATTATTTTGTCCGTTGTTTCTTATGTAATTGGCGACCTGGTGATTCTGCGCTTTGCTGGAAATGGGATAGCTACTGCGCTCGATGTTGTGCTATTCGTTGCAGGGATTTGGGCGGTTGCCTATTTCATCGATTTCAAATATGACATGAGCCATATGTTCGCTTTGCTTGTTGTTATCGGTTATCTTGTTTTTGAGGAATCTTTGTATCATGTATATATTGAGAAAGAGATTCTCGGCACCCGTAAAGAAAGCCTTTTGGCCGCTATCGATAAGTATTAA
- a CDS encoding YlzJ-like family protein: protein MIIYSTLPMEIIFQNEDAAAYDNMEIQMNGMTMLVQPCGNNEARIVRLISPNPYDYMNPAYTPGRRIHFRPETVQ, encoded by the coding sequence ATGATTATTTACTCAACTTTGCCGATGGAAATCATCTTTCAGAACGAGGATGCTGCCGCGTATGACAATATGGAAATCCAAATGAATGGGATGACGATGCTTGTTCAGCCGTGCGGAAATAATGAGGCACGTATCGTGCGCCTAATTAGCCCCAATCCGTACGATTATATGAATCCAGCCTATACGCCGGGACGGAGAATTCATTTTCGCCCTGAAACCGTTCAATAG
- a CDS encoding DedA family protein has product MAEFIRSALTFLSDLGYFGIAIGLMIEVIPSEIVLSYGGYLVAQGEIKFVGAVIAGIIGGTIAQLFLYWMGYYGGRPFLEKYGKYLLIRKKEIDKAEEWFNRYGVGVIFTARFIPVVRHAISIPAGIARMSVVKFTIYTTLAIIPWSILFVYLGMQLGSRWEQIDEFARPFIQPMIWIALVGTVIYLLFTLRKRKKSSRFSSQ; this is encoded by the coding sequence ATGGCAGAGTTTATTCGTTCGGCGTTAACCTTTCTCAGTGATTTAGGTTACTTCGGGATTGCTATCGGACTCATGATCGAAGTGATTCCAAGCGAGATTGTACTGTCCTATGGTGGTTATCTCGTAGCACAAGGGGAAATCAAGTTTGTGGGCGCGGTTATCGCCGGAATTATCGGTGGCACAATTGCCCAGTTATTTTTGTACTGGATGGGCTATTACGGAGGGCGTCCATTCCTTGAGAAATATGGGAAATACTTGTTAATTCGAAAAAAAGAAATCGATAAAGCGGAAGAATGGTTCAACCGGTACGGTGTTGGCGTAATTTTTACCGCCCGCTTCATCCCGGTTGTCCGGCATGCAATTTCCATTCCGGCGGGAATCGCCCGTATGTCTGTCGTTAAATTTACTATTTATACCACACTGGCGATCATTCCCTGGTCCATTCTATTTGTGTATCTGGGAATGCAACTGGGCTCGCGCTGGGAGCAAATCGACGAGTTCGCAAGACCCTTCATCCAGCCGATGATTTGGATTGCGCTTGTGGGTACGGTGATTTATCTACTCTTTACCTTACGCAAACGCAAGAAATCGTCCCGTTTCTCCAGCCAGTAA